A section of the Neorhizobium galegae bv. orientalis str. HAMBI 540 genome encodes:
- a CDS encoding alpha/beta fold hydrolase — MFREVIPQLSQIAHVIAPDLPGFGQSDVLPRVSFSDFGEAIRELLDRLEVGPRYVYLHDFGAPVGLHIAMNAPEQVLGLIIQNANAHRTGLGPEWAATQAFWADPSPENEAAATTHLTFEGTRDQYVAGVPRDVAARIPAEYWEEDWRIMCLPGRTEVQRALVADYGNHVARFDAIAEYLARRQPPSLMVWGRHDAFFDLAEVLSWMRALPRMETHVLDAGHLLFETHAAEAAALIFDFIRRTNQQRECGEYDRYRQDGR, encoded by the coding sequence ATGTTCCGGGAGGTCATACCGCAGCTGTCGCAGATCGCTCACGTGATCGCGCCGGATCTGCCCGGCTTCGGGCAATCCGACGTTCTGCCGAGGGTCTCGTTTTCCGATTTCGGCGAGGCAATCCGGGAATTGCTGGATCGGCTCGAAGTCGGGCCGCGCTATGTCTACCTCCATGATTTCGGCGCCCCTGTGGGACTACACATTGCCATGAACGCACCGGAGCAAGTTCTGGGTCTCATCATTCAGAACGCCAACGCTCATCGGACGGGGCTCGGGCCGGAATGGGCCGCGACGCAGGCATTCTGGGCTGACCCGAGCCCGGAAAACGAGGCGGCGGCAACCACACACCTGACATTCGAGGGCACGCGCGACCAGTATGTTGCGGGCGTCCCGCGGGATGTTGCCGCGCGGATCCCGGCAGAATACTGGGAAGAAGATTGGCGGATCATGTGTTTGCCAGGCCGGACGGAGGTGCAGCGAGCCCTCGTCGCCGACTACGGAAACCACGTCGCCCGCTTCGACGCCATTGCGGAATATCTCGCGCGCCGGCAGCCTCCCTCGCTGATGGTCTGGGGACGGCACGACGCCTTCTTTGACCTTGCTGAGGTCCTCTCTTGGATGCGGGCTCTGCCGAGAATGGAAACCCACGTACTCGACGCGGGCCACCTGCTGTTCGAGACGCATGCAGCCGAAGCCGCAGCGCTGATATTCGACTTCATCAGGCGTACCAATCAACAGCGAGAGTGCGGAGAGTACGATCGATATCGCCAAGATGGCCGGTGA
- the pip gene encoding prolyl aminopeptidase: protein MTEVLRTLYPEIEPYATGQLDVGDGHVIYWERVGTKGGKPAVFLHGGPGGGCNPNQRRLFNPELYDVLLFDQRGCGKSTPHASLDANTTWHLVADIERLRQMVGVEKWQVFGGSWGSTLALAYAETHPERVTELLVRGIYTLTRPELDWYYQFGVSEMFPDKWEAFVAPIPEAERHEMMAAYHRRLTGTDKAEQIRCAKAWSVWEGSTITLLPSPELASDHDDDHFALAFSRIENHFFMNAGWLEDGQLLRDATKLKGIPGVIVHGRYDMPCPLKYAWQLSKVWTEADFHIIEGAGHAVSEPGITDQLIRATDRFAGKI from the coding sequence GTGACCGAAGTTCTGCGTACCCTCTATCCCGAGATCGAGCCCTACGCGACCGGGCAGCTCGATGTCGGCGACGGCCATGTGATCTATTGGGAGCGGGTCGGCACCAAGGGCGGCAAGCCGGCCGTCTTCCTGCATGGCGGCCCGGGCGGCGGCTGCAATCCGAACCAGCGCCGTCTCTTCAACCCGGAACTCTACGATGTGCTGCTGTTCGACCAGCGCGGCTGCGGCAAGTCCACGCCGCATGCAAGCCTGGACGCCAACACCACCTGGCATCTGGTCGCCGACATCGAGCGGCTCAGGCAGATGGTCGGCGTCGAAAAATGGCAGGTGTTCGGCGGCTCCTGGGGTTCGACGCTGGCGCTTGCCTATGCTGAAACCCATCCCGAGCGGGTCACCGAACTTCTGGTGCGCGGCATTTATACGCTGACCAGGCCGGAGCTCGACTGGTACTACCAGTTCGGCGTCTCGGAAATGTTCCCGGACAAATGGGAGGCCTTCGTCGCCCCTATTCCGGAAGCCGAGCGCCACGAGATGATGGCCGCCTATCACCGCCGCCTCACCGGCACCGACAAGGCCGAGCAGATCCGCTGCGCCAAGGCCTGGAGCGTCTGGGAGGGCTCGACCATCACGCTTCTGCCGAGCCCCGAACTGGCGTCGGACCACGACGACGATCATTTTGCGCTGGCCTTCTCGCGTATCGAAAACCACTTCTTCATGAATGCCGGCTGGCTGGAGGACGGGCAGCTCCTGCGCGACGCTACGAAGCTCAAGGGCATTCCGGGCGTCATCGTGCACGGCCGCTACGACATGCCCTGCCCGCTGAAATATGCCTGGCAGCTTTCGAAAGTCTGGACCGAAGCGGATTTTCACATCATCGAAGGTGCGGGACATGCGGTCTCGGAACCCGGCATCACCGACCAGCTGATCCGCGCGACGGACCGGTTTGCGGGGAAGATTTGA
- the rsgA gene encoding ribosome small subunit-dependent GTPase A, with product MSAIATCGKPTHDGVPEFSYPTLTGSNPPSSLELLGWSDFFAAQVEPGETELLVRRIASVHRARIDAIDVSGPVGIELPPNSNTADFAVGDWVLADPLTGMLVRRLDRKTVFQRRAEGGHGQQLAAANVDTLFIVTSCNADFNPGRLERYLIMANQAGTDPVIVLTKADTVEDAGPFEQQAKALQRDLPVVVLNARTADAVALLKPWCGVGQTVTLVGSSGVGKSTLVNTLAGPQSDTMQKTGSIRERDAKGRHTTTARSLHAIGGGGWVIDTPGIRTLYVSDVTDGIDTLFAEITDLAPNCRFRDCTHAHEPGCAVQAAVAKGELSADRLERWRSLLAENRDRTPVLSGPKGNKIVRKKKY from the coding sequence ATGAGCGCAATCGCAACCTGCGGAAAGCCTACCCATGACGGCGTCCCCGAATTTTCGTATCCGACCTTGACCGGCTCCAACCCACCCTCATCGCTTGAACTGCTCGGCTGGTCCGATTTCTTTGCGGCTCAGGTCGAGCCGGGCGAGACCGAACTCCTGGTCCGGCGCATTGCCTCGGTTCATCGGGCACGCATCGACGCAATCGACGTCAGCGGACCGGTCGGGATCGAACTTCCGCCCAATAGCAATACCGCGGATTTTGCGGTCGGCGACTGGGTTCTTGCCGACCCGCTGACGGGCATGCTCGTGCGCCGTCTCGACCGGAAAACCGTGTTTCAACGGCGCGCGGAAGGCGGGCATGGCCAGCAGCTTGCCGCAGCCAATGTCGATACGCTGTTTATCGTCACCTCGTGCAATGCCGATTTCAACCCGGGACGGCTGGAACGCTACCTGATCATGGCCAACCAGGCCGGGACCGATCCGGTGATCGTGCTGACCAAGGCCGATACCGTCGAAGATGCCGGGCCGTTCGAGCAACAGGCCAAGGCGCTGCAGCGCGACCTGCCGGTCGTCGTCCTCAATGCGCGCACAGCGGATGCCGTTGCCTTGCTGAAGCCCTGGTGCGGCGTAGGGCAGACGGTGACGCTGGTGGGCTCCTCCGGCGTCGGAAAGTCGACGCTGGTGAACACCCTTGCTGGGCCTCAGTCCGACACGATGCAGAAGACCGGAAGCATTCGTGAACGTGATGCAAAGGGTCGTCACACCACGACGGCACGATCGCTGCATGCGATTGGCGGCGGCGGCTGGGTGATCGATACGCCGGGTATTCGGACGCTCTATGTCAGCGACGTTACCGACGGCATCGATACGCTGTTTGCCGAAATCACCGATCTGGCGCCGAATTGCCGGTTTCGCGATTGCACCCACGCCCACGAACCGGGCTGCGCCGTGCAGGCGGCCGTTGCCAAAGGCGAACTTTCCGCCGATCGCCTGGAACGCTGGCGCAGCCTGCTTGCGGAAAACCGCGACAGAACACCGGTGCTGAGCGGGCCAAAGGGCAACAAGATCGTCCGCAAGAAGAAATACTGA
- a CDS encoding pentapeptide repeat-containing protein, whose product MSEQSPIEVSEQRIGRAEMLGFTAAGSTVVLSGCILEEADLSGLDLQRWEFRNCRMTTVNLRAADLEGAKFEGCRGPFANFTGANLAEAEFRNCDFNNAAFLEAKMNDTRFVGCKLTGANLTRIASLGLSFKETILAQARLPALSFRKSRIERVDFGMADLSKCDFRDVVFDGCSLRDTGLVDARFEGADLRGADLGGLKLIDAKKFKGATISRQQAGDILAELGLKVQ is encoded by the coding sequence ATGTCGGAGCAGAGCCCGATCGAGGTTTCCGAACAGCGGATCGGACGCGCGGAAATGCTTGGCTTTACCGCCGCAGGAAGCACTGTGGTCCTGAGCGGCTGCATTCTGGAGGAAGCGGACCTGTCGGGGCTGGATCTGCAGCGCTGGGAATTCAGAAACTGCCGGATGACGACCGTCAATCTGCGGGCCGCCGACCTCGAAGGGGCGAAGTTCGAGGGATGCCGGGGACCGTTCGCCAATTTTACGGGCGCCAACCTCGCGGAGGCGGAGTTCCGGAATTGCGACTTCAACAACGCCGCTTTCCTGGAAGCCAAAATGAACGACACCCGGTTCGTCGGCTGCAAGCTGACGGGTGCCAACCTGACGCGAATTGCCTCGCTCGGCCTGTCGTTCAAGGAGACCATCCTGGCGCAGGCAAGGCTTCCCGCACTGTCGTTCCGGAAGTCCCGGATCGAGCGGGTCGATTTCGGCATGGCCGATCTGTCGAAATGCGATTTTCGCGATGTGGTGTTCGACGGATGCAGCCTTCGCGACACGGGCCTGGTCGATGCGAGGTTCGAAGGGGCCGATCTGCGCGGCGCGGACCTCGGCGGCCTGAAGCTGATCGATGCCAAGAAGTTCAAGGGAGCGACGATCTCGCGGCAACAGGCCGGGGATATCCTGGCGGAACTGGGACTGAAGGTTCAATAG
- the cimA gene encoding citramalate synthase, translating into MTRERIYLFDTTLRDGQQTPGVDFSVEDKIAISNLLDEFGLDYVEGGYPGANPTDTAFFSEKRTAKSKFVAFGMTKRAGISASNDPGLAVLLQAKSDATCFVAKSWDYHVRVALGCSNEENLESIRDSVEAARGAGKEPLVDCEHFFDGYKANPEYALACARTAYQAGARWVVLCDTNGGTQPGEIRAIVEAVIASGIPGASLGIHAHDDTGQAVANSLAAIEAGCRQIQGTLNGIGERCGNANLVTIIATLALKDAYATRFETAIDAERLTGLTRLSHAFDELLNRSPNHQAPYVGASAFATKAGIHASALLKDPRTYEHVTPESVGNLRKVMVSDQGGKSNFINALKRRGIEVGKDDPKLDQLISIVKEREATGYAYEGADASFELLARRTLGTIPDFFAVEGFRVMVERRFDSHGKIKIVSEAVVKLVVDGQTLMSVAEGDGPVNALDRALRKDFGKYQHEIDDLVLADFKVRILNGGTEAITRVLIESTDGDGVRWWTVGVSENIIDASFQALMDSVIYKLMKNRQLAGKIAAE; encoded by the coding sequence ATGACACGCGAACGCATCTATCTCTTCGACACCACGCTGCGCGACGGGCAACAGACCCCGGGCGTCGATTTTTCCGTCGAGGACAAGATCGCCATCTCCAACCTGCTGGACGAGTTCGGCCTCGATTATGTCGAGGGCGGTTATCCCGGCGCCAACCCGACCGACACCGCATTTTTCTCGGAGAAGCGCACGGCGAAGTCGAAATTCGTCGCCTTCGGCATGACCAAGCGGGCCGGCATTTCCGCCTCCAACGATCCGGGCCTGGCCGTGCTGCTGCAGGCGAAAAGCGACGCCACCTGTTTCGTCGCCAAGAGCTGGGATTATCACGTCCGCGTCGCGCTCGGCTGTTCGAACGAAGAGAACCTCGAATCGATCCGCGACAGCGTCGAGGCCGCTCGCGGCGCGGGCAAGGAGCCACTCGTCGACTGCGAGCATTTCTTCGACGGCTACAAGGCCAATCCCGAATACGCGCTCGCCTGTGCCAGGACGGCCTACCAGGCCGGCGCGCGCTGGGTGGTGCTCTGTGACACCAATGGCGGCACCCAGCCGGGCGAGATCCGCGCCATCGTCGAGGCGGTGATCGCGTCCGGCATTCCCGGCGCCTCGCTCGGCATCCATGCTCATGACGATACCGGCCAGGCGGTCGCCAATTCGCTCGCCGCGATCGAGGCGGGCTGTCGGCAGATCCAGGGAACGCTCAACGGCATCGGCGAGCGCTGCGGCAATGCCAATCTGGTGACGATCATCGCGACGCTCGCCCTGAAGGACGCTTACGCCACACGGTTCGAGACGGCGATCGATGCCGAGCGGCTGACTGGCCTCACCCGCCTCAGCCACGCCTTCGACGAACTCTTGAACCGCTCGCCGAACCACCAGGCGCCTTATGTCGGTGCCTCCGCCTTCGCCACCAAGGCCGGCATCCACGCCTCGGCGCTGCTGAAAGACCCACGCACCTACGAACACGTGACGCCGGAAAGCGTCGGCAACCTGCGCAAGGTGATGGTGTCCGACCAGGGCGGCAAGTCGAACTTCATCAACGCGCTGAAGCGCCGCGGCATCGAGGTCGGCAAGGACGATCCGAAGCTCGACCAACTGATCTCGATCGTCAAGGAACGCGAGGCGACCGGTTATGCCTATGAGGGCGCCGACGCGAGTTTTGAGCTGCTCGCCCGCCGCACGCTCGGCACCATTCCCGACTTCTTCGCTGTCGAGGGTTTTCGCGTCATGGTCGAGCGCCGGTTCGACAGCCACGGCAAGATCAAGATCGTCTCGGAAGCGGTGGTCAAGCTCGTCGTCGACGGCCAGACGCTGATGTCGGTCGCCGAAGGCGACGGGCCGGTCAATGCGCTCGACCGGGCACTGCGCAAGGACTTCGGCAAATACCAGCACGAGATCGACGACCTAGTGCTCGCCGACTTCAAGGTGCGCATCCTGAACGGCGGCACCGAGGCGATCACCCGCGTGCTGATCGAATCCACCGATGGCGACGGCGTGCGCTGGTGGACGGTCGGCGTCTCCGAGAACATCATCGACGCCTCCTTCCAGGCGCTGATGGATTCTGTGATCTACAAGCTGATGAAGAACCGCCAGCTGGCGGGGAAGATTGCAGCGGAGTGA
- a CDS encoding VOC family protein produces the protein MIDHMGIKVADFDRAKAFYDAAFAPLGASLLYMVPAEYTGGVKVGGYGRERPIYWLHEDKPAGGHSQHVAFTARNRAEVDAFYKAAIAAGGTDNGGPGLRTHYHPNYYGAFVFDPDGNNIEAVCHAPEGV, from the coding sequence ATGATCGATCACATGGGCATCAAGGTCGCCGATTTCGACCGGGCCAAGGCATTCTACGACGCAGCCTTCGCGCCGCTCGGCGCCTCGCTGCTTTACATGGTACCGGCTGAATATACGGGCGGCGTCAAGGTCGGCGGCTACGGACGCGAGCGGCCGATCTACTGGCTGCACGAGGACAAACCGGCAGGCGGCCATTCGCAGCACGTCGCATTTACGGCGCGCAACCGCGCCGAGGTGGACGCCTTCTACAAGGCCGCGATCGCCGCCGGCGGAACCGACAACGGTGGCCCCGGCCTGCGCACCCACTACCACCCTAACTATTACGGCGCCTTCGTATTTGATCCCGACGGCAACAATATCGAGGCGGTGTGTCACGCGCCGGAAGGTGTGTGA
- a CDS encoding endonuclease domain-containing protein, giving the protein MPHAPIPPQRRANARRMRKALTDAELKLWNELRAHRLMGLSFRRQLPIAGYIVDFACPTHHLIVEVDGSQHGNDEDLRYDAERTRRLEQDGWTVLRFWNDDVLKDIDNVCLHILKIVGEA; this is encoded by the coding sequence ATGCCACATGCCCCAATCCCGCCGCAGCGCCGCGCCAATGCCCGGAGAATGCGCAAAGCACTCACCGATGCCGAACTGAAACTCTGGAACGAATTGCGCGCCCACCGCCTGATGGGTCTGAGCTTTCGCCGCCAACTGCCGATCGCGGGTTACATCGTGGATTTCGCCTGCCCGACGCACCACCTCATCGTTGAGGTCGATGGTTCGCAGCACGGCAACGACGAGGATCTTCGGTATGACGCAGAACGAACCCGGCGCCTGGAACAGGATGGCTGGACCGTCCTGCGCTTCTGGAATGACGACGTCCTGAAAGACATCGACAATGTCTGTCTCCATATCCTGAAAATTGTTGGGGAGGCCTGA
- a CDS encoding GFA family protein, producing MTQIHTGGCQCGAVRYRAEGELGFPHLCHCRMCQKAAGNYFMPLGGVMYENFKLTRGEPAWFQSSETVRRGFCEKCGTPLFYDGSSDHISITLGSLDDPQSVKPEVQTNLAHKMPWFGTLDSLHHDAKMDMTPQEEETISASSNQHPDHNTEVWPRGNGDAEGRS from the coding sequence ATGACCCAGATCCACACCGGCGGCTGCCAGTGCGGCGCTGTGAGGTACCGGGCGGAAGGGGAGCTCGGGTTTCCGCATCTGTGCCATTGCCGCATGTGCCAGAAGGCGGCCGGCAATTATTTCATGCCGCTCGGCGGGGTGATGTACGAAAACTTCAAGCTGACGCGCGGCGAGCCGGCCTGGTTCCAGTCGTCGGAAACCGTACGCCGCGGCTTCTGCGAAAAATGCGGCACGCCGCTCTTCTATGACGGGTCGAGCGACCATATCAGCATCACGCTCGGTTCGCTCGACGATCCGCAATCGGTGAAGCCGGAGGTGCAGACCAATCTTGCCCACAAGATGCCCTGGTTCGGGACCCTCGACAGCCTCCATCACGATGCAAAGATGGACATGACGCCGCAGGAGGAAGAGACGATCTCGGCAAGCAGCAACCAGCACCCCGACCACAACACCGAGGTCTGGCCGCGCGGGAACGGGGATGCGGAGGGTCGGTCATGA
- a CDS encoding DHCW motif cupin fold protein yields MQISDIPFSTTDWSRVPKTEHKGETGLTTWQTCHFGKIRLRMVEYSPGYLADHWCVKGHILLCLEGELTTELADGRVFVLKPGMSYQVADDAEPHRSSTAVGAKLFIVD; encoded by the coding sequence ATGCAGATCAGCGACATTCCGTTCAGCACGACCGACTGGAGCAGGGTGCCCAAGACCGAGCACAAGGGCGAGACTGGCCTCACCACCTGGCAGACATGCCATTTCGGGAAGATCCGGTTGCGGATGGTCGAATATTCGCCCGGCTATCTCGCCGACCACTGGTGCGTCAAAGGCCATATCCTGCTCTGCCTCGAAGGCGAGCTGACGACTGAACTCGCCGACGGCCGGGTCTTCGTGCTGAAGCCCGGCATGAGTTATCAGGTGGCTGACGATGCCGAGCCCCACCGCTCCTCGACAGCGGTCGGCGCAAAACTCTTCATTGTCGACTAG
- a CDS encoding GFA family protein translates to MSDVVRTGGCQCGAIRFRLSGDAPDASICHCRMCQKAFGAYYAPLVAAGEAELTWTRGQLKYFHSSNHVRRGFCENCGTPMTYEAADGIAISAGSFDEPGQLPPVVQFGVEGKIGFVDRLHELPERDTMDDIASAPFLDDIVSYQHPDHDTDTWPNSPKEDKQ, encoded by the coding sequence ATGAGCGATGTCGTCCGGACCGGCGGCTGTCAGTGCGGCGCGATCCGCTTCCGGCTCTCAGGAGACGCGCCGGATGCCTCGATCTGCCATTGCCGCATGTGCCAGAAGGCGTTCGGCGCCTATTACGCACCGCTGGTGGCGGCCGGCGAGGCGGAACTGACCTGGACGCGGGGCCAGCTCAAATATTTCCACTCGTCGAACCATGTGCGGCGCGGCTTTTGCGAAAACTGCGGCACGCCGATGACCTACGAGGCGGCCGACGGGATCGCCATTTCGGCCGGCAGTTTCGACGAGCCGGGCCAGCTTCCCCCCGTCGTGCAGTTCGGCGTCGAAGGCAAGATCGGCTTCGTCGACCGCCTGCATGAACTTCCCGAGCGAGATACGATGGATGACATCGCCTCGGCGCCGTTTCTCGACGACATCGTCTCCTACCAGCATCCCGACCACGACACAGACACCTGGCCGAACAGTCCCAAGGAGGACAAACAGTGA
- a CDS encoding GFA family protein → MTETLRTGGCQCGAVRFRIHGELGRASICHCRMCQKAFGGFFGPLVTAPKDGVEWTRGEPKYFQSSVNIDRGFCEDCGTPLTYRYPGGLELAIGAFDDRGDLAPKIQVNYASHIPWVTTIFDQPVRDSGEDAVKQEQIISFQHPDHDTENWPAKGLHL, encoded by the coding sequence GTGACAGAAACTTTGAGAACAGGCGGCTGCCAGTGCGGCGCCGTGCGCTTCCGCATCCACGGTGAACTCGGCCGCGCCTCGATCTGCCATTGCCGCATGTGCCAGAAGGCCTTCGGCGGCTTTTTCGGACCGCTGGTCACCGCGCCGAAGGACGGCGTCGAATGGACCCGCGGCGAGCCGAAATATTTCCAGTCTTCGGTGAATATCGACCGCGGCTTCTGCGAAGACTGCGGCACGCCGCTCACCTACCGTTATCCCGGCGGGCTGGAACTGGCGATCGGCGCCTTCGACGACCGCGGCGACCTCGCCCCGAAGATCCAGGTGAACTATGCCTCGCATATCCCGTGGGTGACAACGATCTTCGACCAGCCGGTGCGCGACAGCGGCGAGGACGCCGTCAAGCAGGAGCAGATCATCTCCTTCCAGCATCCCGACCACGATACCGAAAACTGGCCGGCGAAAGGACTGCACCTGTGA
- a CDS encoding protein-L-isoaspartate O-methyltransferase family protein: MEFENQPLHRQIYARQILAKAGVSADARLLAAFATVPREQFVGPPPWVYNDFRNYRELASTDPLVLYQDVLVGLDTARGVNNGMPSLHAGALHALGIRDGETVAHLGAGTGYYTAIIAELAGPSGRVIAVEYDEALAEKARQNLAAYANVELVRGDATEWPKEDADVIYANFALDHPPAAWIDNLAVSGRTLFPLGFPAIDNGRRSGFTGRAGFLMIDHRAKGFGARFLQPVSFVWAEGQQPPPPGRHEGLAEAFRSRRGYQVRSLRWREPPQEGEWYGEEDWGLSFEEV; encoded by the coding sequence ATGGAGTTCGAAAACCAGCCGTTGCACCGGCAGATCTACGCCCGCCAGATCCTGGCCAAGGCCGGCGTGAGTGCAGACGCCCGGCTCCTCGCCGCTTTCGCCACGGTGCCGCGCGAACAATTCGTCGGCCCGCCGCCCTGGGTCTACAACGATTTCCGCAATTATCGCGAGCTTGCCTCGACCGATCCGCTGGTCCTTTACCAGGATGTGCTGGTCGGCCTGGACACGGCGCGCGGCGTCAACAACGGCATGCCGTCGCTGCATGCCGGCGCGCTGCACGCGCTCGGCATCCGCGACGGCGAGACCGTCGCTCATCTCGGCGCCGGGACCGGATATTACACGGCCATCATCGCGGAGCTGGCGGGGCCGTCGGGCCGGGTGATCGCCGTCGAATACGACGAGGCTCTCGCGGAAAAGGCGCGGCAGAACCTGGCGGCTTACGCGAATGTCGAGCTCGTCCGCGGCGACGCGACCGAATGGCCGAAGGAGGATGCGGACGTGATCTACGCCAATTTCGCGCTGGACCACCCGCCGGCCGCCTGGATCGACAATCTGGCGGTCTCGGGGCGCACGCTCTTCCCGCTCGGCTTTCCGGCGATCGACAACGGCCGGCGGAGCGGCTTTACCGGCCGCGCGGGCTTCCTGATGATCGACCACCGCGCAAAAGGTTTCGGCGCCAGATTCCTGCAGCCGGTCTCCTTCGTCTGGGCCGAAGGCCAGCAACCACCTCCGCCGGGCCGCCACGAAGGACTGGCGGAAGCCTTCCGCTCGCGCCGCGGCTATCAGGTGCGGAGCCTGCGCTGGCGGGAGCCGCCCCAGGAGGGCGAGTGGTACGGCGAGGAGGATTGGGGGCTGAGTTTCGAGGAGGTATGA
- the rarD gene encoding EamA family transporter RarD, with product MTTDIAPATIAKNEDTPRGFAFGLTAYFLWGFLPFYLKAVAHIPSLEVLAHRAIWSVPVAGIVLLILRRTGDLKVAVQNPRMLAMACLTALIIMANWGIYVWAVAAGRALDAALGYFINPLFSIFLAAVLLKERLAPVQLAAIGLVVVAVAILTYDAGGLPWVSLALTVTWGFYALFRKTLPIGPNQGFFLEVLLISIPCLPYVIWLESTGQGHLLNSTGWDTFILMAAGIITAAPLMIYANGAKLLKLSTIGIMQYIAPTMIFLIAVFVFHEPLSLVKLGAFALIWVALAVYTWSMLKQTRGR from the coding sequence ATGACCACCGACATCGCCCCGGCGACAATAGCGAAGAACGAGGATACCCCGCGCGGTTTCGCCTTCGGGCTGACGGCCTATTTCCTCTGGGGCTTCCTGCCGTTCTACCTGAAGGCTGTTGCCCATATTCCTTCGCTCGAAGTGCTGGCGCACCGGGCCATCTGGTCGGTGCCTGTGGCTGGAATCGTTCTCCTGATCCTGCGTCGCACCGGCGATCTCAAGGTGGCGGTGCAGAACCCGCGCATGCTGGCCATGGCATGCCTCACCGCCCTTATCATCATGGCGAACTGGGGCATCTATGTGTGGGCGGTCGCCGCCGGCCGTGCGCTCGACGCGGCGCTCGGTTATTTCATCAATCCGCTGTTCAGCATCTTCCTCGCAGCCGTCCTGCTCAAGGAAAGGCTGGCGCCGGTTCAGCTCGCCGCGATCGGCCTCGTGGTGGTCGCGGTGGCGATCCTCACCTATGACGCGGGCGGATTGCCCTGGGTTTCGCTGGCACTCACCGTCACCTGGGGGTTCTATGCGCTGTTCCGGAAAACCCTGCCGATCGGTCCGAACCAGGGTTTCTTCCTGGAAGTGCTTCTGATCAGCATTCCCTGTCTGCCTTATGTGATCTGGCTGGAATCGACCGGCCAGGGCCATCTCCTCAATTCGACCGGGTGGGACACGTTCATCCTGATGGCCGCCGGCATCATCACCGCCGCACCGCTGATGATCTATGCCAATGGCGCAAAACTCCTGAAGCTCTCGACCATCGGCATCATGCAATATATCGCCCCGACGATGATCTTCCTGATCGCGGTTTTCGTTTTCCACGAGCCGCTCAGCCTGGTGAAGCTCGGGGCCTTTGCGCTGATCTGGGTGGCGCTCGCCGTCTACACCTGGTCGATGCTGAAACAGACGCGCGGCCGATAA
- a CDS encoding LOG family protein, translated as MEKTVPIRSICVYCGSQPGRDPAYIEAGRALGKSIAAHGLRLVYGGGTKGIMGAVAAGVLSNGGQVTGIIPEFLVDMEATRHSLGQLDELIVTEDMHARKHKMFERADAFVTLPGGIGTLEEIVEIMTWAQLGRHEKPMVFANIGGFWDPMLDLITHMREQGFIHRAHLVQPLVIANVEEIVPAILEQGEERPPSSGEDAVISRL; from the coding sequence ATGGAGAAAACTGTGCCGATTCGATCCATCTGCGTTTACTGCGGTTCGCAGCCGGGACGCGATCCCGCCTATATCGAGGCCGGCCGTGCGCTCGGAAAATCCATCGCCGCCCATGGGCTTCGGCTTGTCTATGGCGGAGGCACCAAGGGTATCATGGGTGCGGTCGCGGCCGGCGTTCTGTCGAACGGCGGTCAGGTCACCGGCATCATTCCCGAATTCCTGGTCGACATGGAGGCCACGCGCCATTCGCTTGGCCAGCTCGACGAGCTGATTGTGACCGAGGACATGCATGCGCGCAAGCACAAGATGTTCGAGCGCGCTGACGCTTTCGTGACCCTGCCGGGCGGAATAGGCACGCTGGAGGAAATCGTCGAGATCATGACATGGGCGCAGCTCGGACGGCATGAGAAGCCGATGGTCTTTGCCAATATCGGCGGTTTCTGGGATCCGATGCTCGACCTCATCACCCACATGCGCGAGCAGGGTTTTATCCACCGCGCCCATCTGGTCCAGCCGCTTGTCATCGCCAATGTCGAGGAAATCGTCCCGGCGATCCTGGAGCAGGGCGAGGAGCGTCCGCCGTCCAGCGGCGAGGACGCTGTGATTTCAAGGCTTTGA